From Mycteria americana isolate JAX WOST 10 ecotype Jacksonville Zoo and Gardens chromosome 4, USCA_MyAme_1.0, whole genome shotgun sequence, one genomic window encodes:
- the CYP2U1 gene encoding cytochrome P450 2U1 isoform X1 — translation MAAAAGGDMAAWTWLLRAPTATELLLAALCWLGCYWLLRRPRAPPGLPPGPAPWPLVGNFAFALLPPPLLKRWAGGVRGGGRGSPAFSPHVFLTGLTKMYGSVFRLFVGSRLFVVLNTFGAVREALVQKAEVFSDRPSVPIVLMITRKKGVIFAPYGPVWRQQRKFSLSTLRHFGVGRHSLEPKIIEELKFIKEEMLKHGKDSFNPVPIIRNAVSNVICSMAFGRRFDYEDVEFKTMLKNMARALELSVNSYMILVNICPWLYYLPFGPFRELRKTELDITAFLKKIIAQHRDTLDAANPRDFIDMYFIHVEEEKNNKESSFNEDYLFFIIGDLFIAGTDTTSNTLLWCLLYMSLYPEVQEKVHAEIEAVLGHDKVPSLTHKAQMPFTEATIMEVQRMTAVVPLSIPRMASETAVLQGYTIPKGSVIVPNLWSVHRDPNIWEKPDEFQPSRFLDENGQLIKKEAFIPFGMGKRVCMGEQLAKMELFLIFASLMQSFTFLYPENAAKPSMEGRFGLTLAPCPFNIIALKK, via the exons atggcggcggcggcggggggggacatGGCCGCTTGGACCTGGTTGCTGCGGGCCCCCACCGCCACCGAGCTGCTGCTGGCGgccctgtgctggctgggctgcTACTGGCTgctgcggcggccgcgggcgccgccggggctgccgccgggcccggcgcccTGGCCGCTGGTCGGCAACTTCGCCTTCgccctgctgccgccgccgctgctgaaGAGGTGGGCGGGGGGGGtacgcgggggcggccggggctcccccgccTTCTCCCCCCATGTCTTCCTCACCGGCCTCACCAAGATGTACGGCAGCGTTTTCCGGCTCTTCGTGGGCAGCCGCCTCTTCGTCGTCCTCAACACCTTCGGGGCGGTGCGGGAGGCGCTGGTGCAGAAGGCGGAGGTGTTCAGCGACCGGCCTTCCGTCCCCATCGTCCTCATGATCACCCGCAAGAAGG gTGTTATTTTTGCACCTTATGGCCCTGTCTGGAGGCAACAGAGGAAATTCTCTCTCTCAACACTGCGTCATTTTGGAGTAGGAAGACACAGCTTAGAACCTAAAATCATTGAGGAGCTGAAGTTTATAAAGGAGGAAATGCTGAAGCATGGAAAAGATTCATTTAATCCTGTTCCGATCATTCGCAACGCAGTGTCCAATGTTATCTGTTCCATGGCCTTTGGCAGGCGTTTTGACTACGAAGATGTTGAGTTCAAGACGATGCTGAAGAACATGGCCCGTGCTCTAGAGCTAAGCGTGAACAGCTATATGATCCTGGTCAATATCTGCCCTTGGCTGTACTACCTTCCCTTTGGGCCTTTCCGGGAACTTAGGAAAACAGAATTAGATATTActgcttttctaaagaaaataattgcacaGCACAGGGATACACTGGATGCAGCAAATCCCAGGGACTTCATTGATATGTACTTCATacatgtggaagaagaaaagaacaacaaGGAGAGCAGTTTTAATGAAGACTACCTATTTTTTATCATTGGTGACCTCTTCATCGCAGGCACAGACACTACTTCCAACACATTACTGTGGTGCCTGCTCTACATGTCTCTCTACCCAGAAGTACAAG AGAAGGTTCATGCAGAAATTGAAGCAGTTCTAGGACATGACAAAGTTCCCTCTCTTACCCACAAGGCTCAAATGCCCTTCACAGAGGCAACCATTATGGAAGTGCAGAGGATGACTGCGGTTGTTCCCCTTTCTATTCCTCGAATGGCCTCAGAAACTGCTG TGCTGCAGGGATATACTATTCCGAAGGGCAGTGTGATCGTGCCCAACTTGTGGTCAGTACACAGAGATCCTAACATTTGGGAGAAACCAGATGAATTTCAACCATCAAGATTTCTGGATGAAAATGGCCAGCTAATTAAGAAAGAGGCATTCATTCCTTTTGGAATGG GTAAACGTGTGTGCATGGGAGAGCAGTTGGCAAAAATGGAGCTGTTCTTAATTTTTGCAAGTCTAATGCAAAGTTTTACCTTTTTGTATCCTGAAAATGCTGCAAAACCATCTATGGAAGGAAGGTTTGGTCTAACTTTAGCTCCATGTCCATTCAATATAATAGCTTTGAAGAAATGA
- the CYP2U1 gene encoding cytochrome P450 2U1 isoform X2, which translates to MAAWTWLLRAPTATELLLAALCWLGCYWLLRRPRAPPGLPPGPAPWPLVGNFAFALLPPPLLKSVFRLFVGSRLFVVLNTFGAVREALVQKAEVFSDRPSVPIVLMITRKKGVIFAPYGPVWRQQRKFSLSTLRHFGVGRHSLEPKIIEELKFIKEEMLKHGKDSFNPVPIIRNAVSNVICSMAFGRRFDYEDVEFKTMLKNMARALELSVNSYMILVNICPWLYYLPFGPFRELRKTELDITAFLKKIIAQHRDTLDAANPRDFIDMYFIHVEEEKNNKESSFNEDYLFFIIGDLFIAGTDTTSNTLLWCLLYMSLYPEVQEKVHAEIEAVLGHDKVPSLTHKAQMPFTEATIMEVQRMTAVVPLSIPRMASETAVLQGYTIPKGSVIVPNLWSVHRDPNIWEKPDEFQPSRFLDENGQLIKKEAFIPFGMGKRVCMGEQLAKMELFLIFASLMQSFTFLYPENAAKPSMEGRFGLTLAPCPFNIIALKK; encoded by the exons atGGCCGCTTGGACCTGGTTGCTGCGGGCCCCCACCGCCACCGAGCTGCTGCTGGCGgccctgtgctggctgggctgcTACTGGCTgctgcggcggccgcgggcgccgccggggctgccgccgggcccggcgcccTGGCCGCTGGTCGGCAACTTCGCCTTCgccctgctgccgccgccgctgctgaaGAG CGTTTTCCGGCTCTTCGTGGGCAGCCGCCTCTTCGTCGTCCTCAACACCTTCGGGGCGGTGCGGGAGGCGCTGGTGCAGAAGGCGGAGGTGTTCAGCGACCGGCCTTCCGTCCCCATCGTCCTCATGATCACCCGCAAGAAGG gTGTTATTTTTGCACCTTATGGCCCTGTCTGGAGGCAACAGAGGAAATTCTCTCTCTCAACACTGCGTCATTTTGGAGTAGGAAGACACAGCTTAGAACCTAAAATCATTGAGGAGCTGAAGTTTATAAAGGAGGAAATGCTGAAGCATGGAAAAGATTCATTTAATCCTGTTCCGATCATTCGCAACGCAGTGTCCAATGTTATCTGTTCCATGGCCTTTGGCAGGCGTTTTGACTACGAAGATGTTGAGTTCAAGACGATGCTGAAGAACATGGCCCGTGCTCTAGAGCTAAGCGTGAACAGCTATATGATCCTGGTCAATATCTGCCCTTGGCTGTACTACCTTCCCTTTGGGCCTTTCCGGGAACTTAGGAAAACAGAATTAGATATTActgcttttctaaagaaaataattgcacaGCACAGGGATACACTGGATGCAGCAAATCCCAGGGACTTCATTGATATGTACTTCATacatgtggaagaagaaaagaacaacaaGGAGAGCAGTTTTAATGAAGACTACCTATTTTTTATCATTGGTGACCTCTTCATCGCAGGCACAGACACTACTTCCAACACATTACTGTGGTGCCTGCTCTACATGTCTCTCTACCCAGAAGTACAAG AGAAGGTTCATGCAGAAATTGAAGCAGTTCTAGGACATGACAAAGTTCCCTCTCTTACCCACAAGGCTCAAATGCCCTTCACAGAGGCAACCATTATGGAAGTGCAGAGGATGACTGCGGTTGTTCCCCTTTCTATTCCTCGAATGGCCTCAGAAACTGCTG TGCTGCAGGGATATACTATTCCGAAGGGCAGTGTGATCGTGCCCAACTTGTGGTCAGTACACAGAGATCCTAACATTTGGGAGAAACCAGATGAATTTCAACCATCAAGATTTCTGGATGAAAATGGCCAGCTAATTAAGAAAGAGGCATTCATTCCTTTTGGAATGG GTAAACGTGTGTGCATGGGAGAGCAGTTGGCAAAAATGGAGCTGTTCTTAATTTTTGCAAGTCTAATGCAAAGTTTTACCTTTTTGTATCCTGAAAATGCTGCAAAACCATCTATGGAAGGAAGGTTTGGTCTAACTTTAGCTCCATGTCCATTCAATATAATAGCTTTGAAGAAATGA
- the HADH gene encoding hydroxyacyl-coenzyme A dehydrogenase, mitochondrial, whose product MAFATRHFVRAASSAAATAAAKKLIVKHVTVIGGGLMGAGIAQVAAASGHTVVLVDQSDEILKKSTKGIEESLKRVTKKKFADKPEAGAEFIEKTLKNLTTSTDAVAVVHSTDLVIEAIVENQEVKNELFKRLDKFAPEHTIFASNTSSLQITQLANSTTRQDRFGGLHFFNPVPMMKLVEVIKTPMTSQKTFESLVDFSKAVGKSPVSCKDTPGFIVNRLLVPYMMEAVRLFERGDASKEDIDVAMKLGAGYPMGPFELLDYVGLDTSKYIIDGWHSLEPNNPLFAPSPLLNKLVEEKKLGKKTGEGFYKYK is encoded by the exons ATGGCCTTCGCCACCCGCCACTTCGTGcgcgccgcctcctccgccgccgccacgGCGGCCGCCAAGAAGCTGATCGTCAAGCATGTGACGGTCATCGGCGGCGGCCTGATGGGCGCCGGCATCGCCCAG gttgCAGCAGCCAGTGGTCACACTGTGGTGTTAGTAGACCAGTCAGATGAAATCCTTAAAAAGTCTACAAAAGGAATTGAAGAGAGTTTGAAGAGAGTGACAAAGAAGAAATTTGCGGATAAGCCTGAG GCTGGTGCCGAGTTCATTGAGAAGACCTTAAAGAACCTCACAACAAGCACAGATGCAGTAGCAGTGGTCCACAGCACGGATCTGGTGATAGAAGCCATTGTGGAGAACCAGGAAGTTAAAAATGAACTCTTCAAGAGGCTGGATAAGTTTGCTCCAGA GCATACGATATTTGCAAGCAACACTTCATCCTTGCAAATCACACAGTTGGCTAACTCAACCACCAGGCAGGACCGATTTGGTGGTCTCCATTTCTTCAATCCTGTGCCTATGATGAAGCTTGTGGAG GTCATCAAGACTCCAATGACCAGCCAAAAGACTTTTGAATCGCTTGTGGATTTCAGTAAAGCAGTAGGAAAGAGTCCTGTCAGTTGTAAG gATACTCCAGGGTTTATTGTAAACCGTCTCTTGGTGCCGTATATGATGGAAGCTGTTCGACTTTTTGAGAGAG GAGATGCATCAAAGGAAGATATTGATGTTGCTATGAAGCTTGGGGCTGGCTATCCCATGGGTCCATTTGAACTGCTGGACTACGTTGGGTTGGATACCAGTAAATACATTATAGATG GATGGCACTCATTAGAGCCCAACAATCCTCTTTTTGCACCCAGCCCACTCCTGAATAAACTGGTAGAAGAGAAGAAGCTGGGTAAGAAGACTGGAGAAGGattttacaaatacaaatga